Proteins encoded together in one Bactrocera neohumeralis isolate Rockhampton chromosome 4, APGP_CSIRO_Bneo_wtdbg2-racon-allhic-juicebox.fasta_v2, whole genome shotgun sequence window:
- the LOC126754596 gene encoding uncharacterized protein LOC126754596 isoform X2 — protein MQKWANIICDVFPKENPISITKRSAGCRIIAHHGNRLSGQRIIDIHNASSLGCIFSEWPRYKDFRGYELVEIDFETLYPGKGNMLFLKLEKFYKEILKIFDRDIKDRVSRELFLKYLHIDNISNECKYCISTILLHALLQPLRLNKDKKPTIADAQTDFVTLVATRNDIQPTIIELKNQFAVRKEKLQPRIIVVGSDWSSISEFYVFCDGLQWKCTTYMKCVDCIIKLSYVYT, from the exons ATGCAAAAGTGGGCCAACATCATCTGCGATGTATTCCCCAAAGAGAATCCG ATAAGTATTACGAAAAGAAGTGCTGGCTGCAGAATAATTGCACACCATGGGAATAGGTTATCTGGTCAAAGAATTATAGATATCCATAACGCCAGTTCTTTAGGCTGCATTTTTAGTGAATGGCCGCGCTATAAGGACTTTCGTGGATATGAACTT GTAGAAATAGACTTTGAGACTCTTTACCCCGGGAAaggaaatatgttatttttgaaattggaGAAGTTTTATAAAGAAATCCTCAAAATTTTTGATAGAGATATAAAAGACCGTGTTTCAAGGGAACTATTCTTAAAGTATTTGCACATTGACAACATCTCAAATG aatgtaaatattgtataagTACAATTCTTCTACATGCTTTGCTACAGCCTTTGAGGCTTAATAAGGACAAAAAACCAACAATAGCTGATGCCCAAACAGATTTCGTAACACTCGTTGCAACACGTAATGATATTCAACCCACAATAATTGAATTGAAGAACCAGTTTGCGGTAAGAAAGGAGAAACTACAGCCGAGAATTATCGTCGTTGGATCAGATTGGTCATCCATTTCagagttttatgttttttgcgaTGGTCTGCAATGGAAATGTACTACGTATATGAAGTGCGTTGACTGCATTATTAAACTATCGTACGTTTATACATAA
- the LOC126754596 gene encoding uncharacterized protein LOC126754596 isoform X1, with the protein MVRKILRDSYFHAGRMLTKPIIKSFQPIVQLPLRQQLYPAISITKRSAGCRIIAHHGNRLSGQRIIDIHNASSLGCIFSEWPRYKDFRGYELVEIDFETLYPGKGNMLFLKLEKFYKEILKIFDRDIKDRVSRELFLKYLHIDNISNECKYCISTILLHALLQPLRLNKDKKPTIADAQTDFVTLVATRNDIQPTIIELKNQFAVRKEKLQPRIIVVGSDWSSISEFYVFCDGLQWKCTTYMKCVDCIIKLSYVYT; encoded by the exons ATGGTAAGAAAAATCCTACGGGATAGCTATTTTCACGCTGGACGAATGCTGACAAAAccaattataaaaagttttcaaccGATCGTACAACTACCGCTCCGCCAGCAGCTTTATCCAGCG ATAAGTATTACGAAAAGAAGTGCTGGCTGCAGAATAATTGCACACCATGGGAATAGGTTATCTGGTCAAAGAATTATAGATATCCATAACGCCAGTTCTTTAGGCTGCATTTTTAGTGAATGGCCGCGCTATAAGGACTTTCGTGGATATGAACTT GTAGAAATAGACTTTGAGACTCTTTACCCCGGGAAaggaaatatgttatttttgaaattggaGAAGTTTTATAAAGAAATCCTCAAAATTTTTGATAGAGATATAAAAGACCGTGTTTCAAGGGAACTATTCTTAAAGTATTTGCACATTGACAACATCTCAAATG aatgtaaatattgtataagTACAATTCTTCTACATGCTTTGCTACAGCCTTTGAGGCTTAATAAGGACAAAAAACCAACAATAGCTGATGCCCAAACAGATTTCGTAACACTCGTTGCAACACGTAATGATATTCAACCCACAATAATTGAATTGAAGAACCAGTTTGCGGTAAGAAAGGAGAAACTACAGCCGAGAATTATCGTCGTTGGATCAGATTGGTCATCCATTTCagagttttatgttttttgcgaTGGTCTGCAATGGAAATGTACTACGTATATGAAGTGCGTTGACTGCATTATTAAACTATCGTACGTTTATACATAA